The following proteins come from a genomic window of Syntrophorhabdaceae bacterium:
- the rpsO gene encoding 30S ribosomal protein S15, whose translation MALTTTKKKEIIEGFKTHEKDTGSPEVQIALITERIKSLTEHFKKFSKDHNSRRGLLVLVGSRRRLLNYLREKNAERYKKVIEKLGLRK comes from the coding sequence ATGGCACTTACTACAACAAAGAAAAAGGAGATCATCGAGGGTTTTAAGACCCACGAGAAAGACACGGGTTCTCCTGAGGTGCAGATCGCCCTTATTACAGAGAGGATAAAATCCCTGACGGAACATTTTAAGAAATTTTCCAAGGATCATAATTCAAGAAGGGGATTGTTGGTGCTCGTTGGGAGCAGAAGGAGACTTCTCAATTACTTACGGGAAAAGAACGCCGAAAGATATAAAAAGGTTATTGAGAAGCTTGGTTTAAGAAAATAA